In Chitinibacter sp. FCG-7, the genomic stretch GCCATAGTAAAAGGTCCTGTTGATTAGAATTGGGGCAAACGGATTCGGCGATTGGTTTGTACGCCATTGAGTGTGGTGACATTGATGGCAATACTACCATTGGTCAATATACAAGCAGTTTGTAGTGGTCTAATTCCAGCAGACACCTCGATAGGGCGAAGCGATTTAAGATCGCAGCACGCACTTGCAACTCTGCCACCTGACGATCAAAGCCCCGCACCATCACCCTCTCACCTAATAATTTGAAACAACGCATTTTGGTTTCCACCAAGCTGCGCCGATGATAGCCCGACCATTTTTTCCAGATCGTCCGACCCAAGCATTTGGTCGCTCGCAAAATCTCATTTCTAGCTCGCGCACCCGCCGTATTTTCCTTTCGGAATTGTGCGTTCTGTCGCGTTGGAATGATCGCTACCGCTCCGCGAGCGGCAATGGCATTGTGGCATTCCTTGGTGTCGTAGGCTCCATCGCCGTAAATCGCTGCAATCTGTTCAGACTCCGGAATCTGCTTCATCAGTTCTGGCAACATGGGCGCATCACCTGTTTTGTTGTCGGTCACCTCTATCGCACGAATTTCAAGGGTTTCAGCATCAATACCAAGGTGAACTTTGCGCCATTGCCGACGATATTCAGTGCCATGCTTCTTGGTTTTCCATTCTCCTTCGCCGCGCATTTTGATGTCGGTGCTATCGACTAATAAATGCAGTCCGCCTTGGCTTTGGCGGGCAGGAATAATGACTTTCAGTGTTTTTTGTCGGCGAGAAATTGTGCTGGAGTCGGGCACATTCCAATCTAAGTTGGCGAGCCGCAGCAGGCTTTCAACCATGCCAGTAGCTTGGCGCAATGCGAGGCCGAATAGACATTTGATGGTGAGGCAGAATTGAATGGCAGCGTCGCTGAAAGTGGGGTTGCATCCGCACTTTCCCGAGGGTTCAGCGGCCCATTTCAGCGCGGGATCGAGCCAAATCATCAATGCGCCACGCGATTTCAAAGCGGCGTGATAGCTTGGCCAGTTTGTGGTTTTGTACTTGTTGGATGCCGGTTTGCTCATGCCGCTATTTTACCAGCGACGTGAAGCTGCTGATTTGTGCAACAAAGCCACCTGGGTTTGTACCTTCACTATGCTGCTGGGGCGGCTGGAGATTTTCTCGGTGCTAATCCTGTTCACCCGCGCCTTCTGGCGCAACTGACAGGCGATGATGGCGCTGCGCTGAAAATACGGCCTAGCCGAGTGCTTGCTCGACCAGAGCAATTGCATGGGTATTGCCTTGTAGATCAATTTAGGCAATACCCACAGCCATATACCCTTGCAACTATCTACTTCCCTAATACCGTATCGATGAGTCAAACTGTAAGCTTGACCGATGGATACTTTTTTTACCGGCTTTTTGCTCTCGCTGTCTCTGTGTCTCGATATCGGAATTGTGAATGTGGCGATGATTGATGTCACACTCAAATACGGCCGCAAGGCGGCGCTGTGGATGGGCTTTGGTTCCTGCTTTGGCGATTTGTTCTACGCCGTTCTGGCGCTAGCCGGAATGAGCTTCTTGCTGCAGTTTGTCTGGGTGCAATGGCTTACCTGGCTCGGTGGCGGCACTTTGCTGCTGTGGCTGGCGTTTAAAATGGCGCGCGAGGCGCTGCGTGACGCAACGCGGGCCGAAACCACGCACCACGCCCTGCCTAGCCGCCGTCATCTGTTTGGCCGTGGCCTGACGCTGGCGATGGCTTCACCATCGTCGATCCTGTGGTTTGCGGCAGTAGGTGGTACACTGATTGCGCAGGCGACCGACGGCAGCTGGTTGGGCACGGTGGATTTTCTGGCCGGATTTTTTATCGGCGGCGTAGCGTGGACCATTTTTATTACGCTGGGCGCGCACCACGGCGGCAAAACACTGGGCACCCGTTTTAAACAGGGCTGCCATATTGTATCGGCGCTGTTGTATCTGTATTTCGCGCTGCTGGTTATCCGCAACGGCTACCAGGCACTCACCTGAGGTATGGCACGCTGACGGCAACTGATAAGTGAATAAGCTTCATTCGATCAGCGCTTGCGACCTAAGCCAGATAGAACAAAGCCCCGGATCTACCGGGGCCTATGCACACATCCAGCCTACACATCAGTCAGCAACGGACTTAATCGGCGATTTCGGTTTTGCCGCGGCCGCTGTTCTTGGCGCGGTAAAGGGCTTCATCGGCACGCAAAACCATAGCGCGGCCGTTTTCATCGTTGCGCAATTGGGCCATACCGGCCGAGAAGCGAATATCAATACGCTTGGCATGGTGCATATACGGCGTTCGCCCGGTCACCAGCCGCAAGCGGTCGATCACATAAGCCGCGCCCTTGCTGTCGGTATCGACCAGCAGAATCAGAAATTCCTCGCCGCCATAGCGCACCAGAATATCCGACTCGCGCAACACAGCCTTGGTCAGATTAGCCATATGCACCAAGACCTGATCGCCCACCAGATGGGTAAATTTATCGTTGATGGTTTTGAATTCGTCCAGATCCAGAATCACCGCCGTCAGGCGCGAATCATTGCGCTGCGCACGTTTGACTTCGCGCATCAGCAAATGATCGAGGCCTTGGCGGTTGAGTGCGCCGGTCAGCGCATCTTGCTCGAGCACTTTGCGGTTAAACGCCAGATCTTCCTCGATATGGCGGATAGAATCGCGAATCGTCTGCAAATCGGCGTGCGAAGTCGTCACGGTGGAGTGGACATTGTGCGTGGTGCTAATCACCACATTGAGCAAGTCTTCCAGCGTGGCATGCGTTTCTTCCGGTGGCACCGATTGCGCCGCGTGCGCCTCACGTACCGCCTGCAAGCTGCCTAGGCTATCTTGCATCACAACGCTGGAGCCGGACAAATTGCTCAGCAGACCGTCGGTCACTTCGCCCATCTCATGGGCAGCGTCATCGAGCTTGTAGAGCACCTGCCAGGCCAGCTGCATTTCGGTGGCTGTTTTGCTTTCAGGTGCCTTAATGGTGACAATCGCGTTGTAAAATTGCGCGTAGTTCTCCGGCGTAGGGGGCAATCCGCGCTCGGACAAGCGTTTGAGCGCGATACGGGCAATTTCAACCGGATTAACCGGCGTTGCTGAAGACATCTGAAAGCTACCTAAGCAAAAGCTAATACAGGAAAATTGATTGTAAGGGTTGACGCAGACTACGCCAAGCAAGTTCGCTACAATGATGCTTCTTTTTATGAAAAATCAATATTGTCGATTGCTCGCACTCGACAAGCGGAATCAAACTCTATGCATATTCACATTCTGGGTATTTGTGGCACGTTTATGGGCGGTATTGCCGCGCTGGCTCGCGAGGCGGGTCACAAGGTGACCGGTTGCGACGCAAATGTTTATCCGCCCATGTCGACCCAGCTGGAAAGCCTGGGGATTGAGCTAATCGAAGGCTTTGGCGCCGAGCAAATTGCGCTCAAGCCCGATCTCTTTGTGATCGGCAATGTGGTCAAGCGGGGTATGCCGCTGATGGAGGCGATTTTAAATGCTGGCCTGCCCTATACCTCGGGGCCGCAATGGCTGGGCGAGCATTTGCTGCGCGATAAATGGGTGCTGGCCGTGGCCGGCACACACGGCAAAACCACGACCACCTCGATGCTGGCGTGGATTCTGGAAGACGCCGGTTTGGCGCCGGGCTTTCTGGTAGGCGGCATACCGGAAAACTTTGGCGTCTCGGCCCGCGCTCCGGGCACTCCGCGGCAAGATGCGGCCAGCACCTCGCCATTTTTCGTCATTGAAGCTGACGAATACGACACCGCATTTTTCGACAAACGCAGCAAATTCGTTCACTACCGTCCACGCACGGTGATTTTGAATAATCTGGAATTTGATCACGCCGACATTTTCGCCGACCTCTCGGCCATCGAAACGCAATTTCACCATCTGGTGCGCACCGTTCCCGGCCAAGGCCGTGTGATTGTGAATGGCAAGGAAGACAGCCTGCAGCGCGTGCTGGAGCGTGGCTGCTGGTCGGAAGTTGAACACTTCGCGGGTAGCGGGGGCTGGACGCTGGGCGCAGTCTACCCTGATGGCTTTGACGTGATCTTCAATGGCGAGCCACAAGGCCGCCTCGTTTGGAGTCTAATGGGTGAACACAACGCGCACAACGCGCTGGCTGCGATTGCCGCCGCCCGCCATGTGGGCGTGACGCCGCAAGTGGCGATTGAAGCGTTGAGCAGGTTTGAAAACGTCAAGCGCCGAATGGAAATCAAAGGCGTGGTCAACGGCATTACCGTATACGATGATTTTGCCCACCACCCCACCGCGATAGCCACCACCGTGGCAGGCCTGCGCGCGAAGGTGGGCACGCAGCGCATTCTGGCCATACTCGAGCCACGCTCAAACACAATGAAGCTGGGTACGATGAAAGAAGCGCTGCCCGGCAGTTTGGCCGACGCCGATCGGGTGTTTTGCTACGGCGCGAATTTAGGCTGGGATACAGCGGAAGCACTCGCACCACTGGGAACAAAAGCACAAAGCTGCACCGAGCTGGACACGCTGATCGCCGCCATCGTGGCCGAGGCACAGCCGGGCGACCAGATTCTGGTGATGAGTAACGGTGGATTTGGTGGCATTCACGGCAAATTACTCGCCGCACTAGCCTAGGGGTAGGGCCCTGCAGGGCAACCTAGAATTAACCTACAGAGCAATACCCATAGCCCGCAACAGCGGGCTTTTTTTCATCGTTTGCTTTTAGACATTTAAGCGTAGTAGCGCTGCGAAAATTCCAGCATCCGCTCAATCGGCAAACGTGCTGCATCCATATCCGCGCTCGTCAGGTAATCAATCACCGTACCCTGCCCCGCTTGCGCGCGTTTGACCGCCTCGATGGTGTTCATCTTCATATACGGGCAGGAATTGCACTGGCAACCAGCATAAATTGGCGCTTGCTCGATATTCAGATCTGGGCGAGCTAGGCGCATATTGTACAAAATGCCGTCTTCAGTCGCGACGAAGATCGCCGCATCCGGCTCTTTGTCAAACGACTTGATCCAGTTGAGCATGCCTGATGTTGAGCCAACATAATCGGCCAGCTTCAGTACCGGCAACGGGCTTTCCGGATGCGCAATCAGATACTTGGCGGTGGTGCAAGCCGCAAAGGCTTCATCCAAGGCTGTCTGGTTAAATTTATCATGCACTTCACACACGGCCGACCACAGCGGCATCTCGTAACCATGCTGATAATTCAAATACCCGCCCATATTGTAATCGGGCGAGAAAATCACTTTTTTACCTTCGGCGTACAGATGCGCAATGATGTCGTCCACGTTTCGGCTGGTCACAATCCAGTCGCTCAGCGCCTTGTGCTCGGCCGAGCTATTGATGTACGACACATGCACATGATCGGGATACGACTCGCGCCATGCCTTGAGCGCAGCCACATCGGTCTGCGTCACCAGCGAACAGGTCGAGCCGGCATCGGGCAAAATCACCGTGGCATGCGGATTCAGGATTTTGGCGGTTTCGGCCATAAAGCGCACACCGGCAAATACAATAATGTCAGCATCGGCATCGCGTGCGAACAGGGACAATTCCAGACTATCGCCCACCTTATCCGCCATTTGCTGAATTTCCGGGGCGGTATAGTAATGGGCAAGTGTCACAACGCGTGGCATAGGGCTATCCTCGATCAGACTAGACAAAGACGACGCTCGCCAAGTGCATGGCGGCATCCAAATTCATAGCTGCGAATCTTACCATGCCCCAAGCTACTCGCTCAGTAGCAAAAACGGCATTTTTAATTAAAAAATCAACATTTAGCCAAAAAGTGCATTTTCAGTGCTTGACACATCAGGGGGCCTTAGCCATAATTGCGCTCCTCTGCAAATCACACAGAAATGCAGAAAAGTGATGCGGGATTAGCTCAGTTGGTAGAGCGATACCTTGCCAAGGTATAGGTCGAGAGTTCGAGCCTCTTATCCCGCTCCATCACACATTGGCGTAGTAAAAAGTAGCATCATGCGATGCGGGATTAGCTCAGTTGGTAGAGCGATACCTTGCCAAGGTATAGGTCGAGAGTTCGAGCCTCTTATCCCGCTCCAAACATTGCAAGCAGTACGATGCGGGATTAGCTCAGTTGGTAGAGCGATACCTTGCCAAGGTATAGGTCGAGAGTTCGAGCCTCTTATCCCGCTCCAAACACTGCAAGTAGTACGATGCGGGATTAGCTCAGTTGGTAGAGCGATACCTTGCCAAGGTATAGGTCGAGAGTTCGAGCCTCTTATCCCGCTCCAAATTTTTAAGAAAGTAGCTGTTAAATACTTTCTTTACCCCTTAAGGCGGGGTAGCAAAATGGTTATGCCGCGGATTGCAAATCCGTTTACGCCGGTTCGATTCCGGCCTCCGCCTCCAGCTTAAAAGCCCAGCACTGCTGGGCTTTTTTGTAAAGCAAGGCTAGCAAGCCTGCAGCAAGGCTGTTAAGATTTGCCTCTAGTTGCTCGGATGGTGAAATAGGTAGACACAAGAGACTTAAAATCTCTCGCCGCAAGGTGTGCCGGTTCGATTCCGGCTCCGAGCACCAATAAAATCAAGGCTTCCAGCCGCATACCCAGACAGGGTATTCATAAAATCCAGTCTCAGGTTAACCACTGGGTTAACCAAAACAGCTTGATACCCCAGAATAGCCCCCATACTTTTTTGTTTTTCCCACTTT encodes the following:
- a CDS encoding IS5 family transposase, with translation MSKPASNKYKTTNWPSYHAALKSRGALMIWLDPALKWAAEPSGKCGCNPTFSDAAIQFCLTIKCLFGLALRQATGMVESLLRLANLDWNVPDSSTISRRQKTLKVIIPARQSQGGLHLLVDSTDIKMRGEGEWKTKKHGTEYRRQWRKVHLGIDAETLEIRAIEVTDNKTGDAPMLPELMKQIPESEQIAAIYGDGAYDTKECHNAIAARGAVAIIPTRQNAQFRKENTAGARARNEILRATKCLGRTIWKKWSGYHRRSLVETKMRCFKLLGERVMVRGFDRQVAELQVRAAILNRFALSRCLLELDHYKLLVY
- a CDS encoding LysE family translocator — protein: MDTFFTGFLLSLSLCLDIGIVNVAMIDVTLKYGRKAALWMGFGSCFGDLFYAVLALAGMSFLLQFVWVQWLTWLGGGTLLLWLAFKMAREALRDATRAETTHHALPSRRHLFGRGLTLAMASPSSILWFAAVGGTLIAQATDGSWLGTVDFLAGFFIGGVAWTIFITLGAHHGGKTLGTRFKQGCHIVSALLYLYFALLVIRNGYQALT
- the mpl gene encoding UDP-N-acetylmuramate:L-alanyl-gamma-D-glutamyl-meso-diaminopimelate ligase, translating into MHIHILGICGTFMGGIAALAREAGHKVTGCDANVYPPMSTQLESLGIELIEGFGAEQIALKPDLFVIGNVVKRGMPLMEAILNAGLPYTSGPQWLGEHLLRDKWVLAVAGTHGKTTTTSMLAWILEDAGLAPGFLVGGIPENFGVSARAPGTPRQDAASTSPFFVIEADEYDTAFFDKRSKFVHYRPRTVILNNLEFDHADIFADLSAIETQFHHLVRTVPGQGRVIVNGKEDSLQRVLERGCWSEVEHFAGSGGWTLGAVYPDGFDVIFNGEPQGRLVWSLMGEHNAHNALAAIAAARHVGVTPQVAIEALSRFENVKRRMEIKGVVNGITVYDDFAHHPTAIATTVAGLRAKVGTQRILAILEPRSNTMKLGTMKEALPGSLADADRVFCYGANLGWDTAEALAPLGTKAQSCTELDTLIAAIVAEAQPGDQILVMSNGGFGGIHGKLLAALA
- a CDS encoding GGDEF domain-containing protein translates to MSSATPVNPVEIARIALKRLSERGLPPTPENYAQFYNAIVTIKAPESKTATEMQLAWQVLYKLDDAAHEMGEVTDGLLSNLSGSSVVMQDSLGSLQAVREAHAAQSVPPEETHATLEDLLNVVISTTHNVHSTVTTSHADLQTIRDSIRHIEEDLAFNRKVLEQDALTGALNRQGLDHLLMREVKRAQRNDSRLTAVILDLDEFKTINDKFTHLVGDQVLVHMANLTKAVLRESDILVRYGGEEFLILLVDTDSKGAAYVIDRLRLVTGRTPYMHHAKRIDIRFSAGMAQLRNDENGRAMVLRADEALYRAKNSGRGKTEIAD
- the nadA gene encoding quinolinate synthase NadA yields the protein MPRVVTLAHYYTAPEIQQMADKVGDSLELSLFARDADADIIVFAGVRFMAETAKILNPHATVILPDAGSTCSLVTQTDVAALKAWRESYPDHVHVSYINSSAEHKALSDWIVTSRNVDDIIAHLYAEGKKVIFSPDYNMGGYLNYQHGYEMPLWSAVCEVHDKFNQTALDEAFAACTTAKYLIAHPESPLPVLKLADYVGSTSGMLNWIKSFDKEPDAAIFVATEDGILYNMRLARPDLNIEQAPIYAGCQCNSCPYMKMNTIEAVKRAQAGQGTVIDYLTSADMDAARLPIERMLEFSQRYYA